A stretch of Penaeus vannamei isolate JL-2024 chromosome 18, ASM4276789v1, whole genome shotgun sequence DNA encodes these proteins:
- the LOC113826155 gene encoding uncharacterized protein, which produces MQSVSCLDRYKGTKPVQLFSRYIIPALTLTVCGFLAVRLALPDNAVTRPRQSGAGGLGLHLGREEQRPAALGLRRPPPALGRRRAGGDTIDKMKGIPILMMVYTYDATVIRRSIESVLDVTSGSRIPLVVSVRDPSEEILSLLREYPVTLHATRSSAGLFHPGISSSSILQSVKYLFGIPHANAVCVKDAISLENKFLHTTGNFTETTTTRPLSQDMYNYRAVPFMENPYSPNYRKAVLNDQRELPQASGIHNSRKKVTGDELRAAGKRDKDAATCGKCSDLKEALAFVLESFPSTQHVFLLAAGYTLSPDFVSYFSQTIEILQEDATLYCVSARSPLASVATSGNATRVYRVDQFLGKGSLVRRSLVEEILKDFVVFERTLQTKDIKTPLDYLETWLSWWSRRRRRGCVVPDVPRACPMAPAPPRAAGEGAPGPAPRTACLLEKDVRLVNVSRLLHYKYGQDLYWAIAAAEPLGNRTIDCRDPLFFPDRMNGSSVVAYIKMENYDDDFTFHHVMKCFGLDLPAATGFFEGVFRFTFRGAHVLVMAIPYSRFSPALKDTRALMMAKIPDTPLKGSVHFPQHRQANFTFQRVPVRQVVD; this is translated from the exons atgcAGTCAGTAAGCTGCCTAGATAGATACAAGGGGACGAAGCCTGTGCAGTTATTTTCTAGATATATAATACCG GCGCTGACGCTGACGGTGTGCGGGTTCCTCGCTGTTCGGTTGGCGCTTCCGG ATAACGCCGTCACCCGACCCAGACAGAGTGGCGCTGGAGGTCTTGGGCTCCACCTCGGGAGGGAGGAGCAGCGCCCCGCCGCCCTCGGGCTCCGGAGGCCGCCGCCCGCGCTCGGAAGGCGGCGGGCGGGAGGAGACACG ATCGACAAGATGAAGGGTATACCTATTCTGATGATGGTGTACACTTACGATGCCACAGTCATCCGAAG GTCGATCGAGAGCGTACTGGACGTGACATCTGGCAGCCGCATACCCCTCGTTGTCTCAGTACGCGATCCCAGTGAAGAAATCCTGAGCTTACTTCGGGAGTACCCAGTCACTCTCCACGCCACCAGGTCGTCGGCCGGTCTTTTCCACCCTGGCATCAGCAGCAGCTCCATTTTGCAAAGCGTTAAGTACCTCTTTGGAATTCCCCACGCAAATGCTGTGTGCGTGAAGGACGCCATCAGCCTGGAAAATAAGTTCTTACATACTACAGGGAACTTCACGGAGACCACGACCACCCGACCTCTCTCGCAGGACATGTACAACTATCGTGCGGTTCCTTTTATGGAGAATCCCTATAGTCCAAATTACCGCAAGGCAGTCCTGAACGACCAGCGCGAACTTCCTCAGGCGTCAGGCATTCATAACTCTCGAAAGAAAGTTACGGGCGACGAGTTACGGGCGGctgggaagagagacaaagacgctGCGACGTGTGGTAAGTGCAGTGACCTGAAGGAAGCCCTCGCGTTCGTGCTCGAGTCCTTCCCCTCAACTCAGCACGTGTTTCTACTGGCAGCTGGATATACACTTTCGCCGGATTTTGTTAG TTACTTCAGCCAGACGATCGAGATTCTACAGGAAGACGCAACTCTGTACTGCGTCTCGGCCCGCAGTCCCTTGGCCTCCGTCGCGACCTCGGGGAATGCAACGAGAGTCTACCGCGTGGACCAGTTTCTGGGGAAGGGATCTCTCGTAAGGAGGAGCCTCGTGGAGGAGATCCTGAAGGACTTCGTCGTATTCGAGAGGACACTTCAGACTAAGGACATTAAGACGCCTCTT GACTATCTCGAAACGTGGTTATCCTGGTGGAGCAGACGCAGACGAAGAGGCTGCGTGGTGCCCGACGTGCCGCGAGCGTGCCCCATGGCGCCGGCCCCGCCGAGAGCCGCCGGAGAGGGCGCCCCTGGACCGGCCCCGAGGACGGCTTGCCTCCTGGAGAAAGACGTCAGGCTTGTGAATGTGTCAAG GTTACTGCACTATAAATATGGCCAAGACCTATACTGGGCCATCGCCGCTGCAGAACCACTTGGGAACCGCACCATCGACTGCAGGGATCCACTCTTCTTTCCTGACCGCATG aATGGATCTTCTGTTGTTGCATATATCAAGATGGAGAATTACGACGACGACTTCACCTTCCACCACGTTATGAAG TGCTTCGGGCTGGACCTTCCCGCGGCGACCGGCTTCTTCGAGGGCGTGTTCCGGTTCACGTTCCGCGGGGCCCACGTCCTGGTCATGGCCATCCCGTACTCCCGCTTCTC CCCCGCCTTGAAGGACACAAGGGCACTGATGATGGCGAAGATCCCGGATACGCCATTGAAAGGAAGTGTTCATTTTCCCCAGCACCGACAAGCGAACTTCACCTTCCAGAGGGTACCTGTGCGCCAGGTAGTTGACTAG